CGTTATAGAGGGCGTGTAAAGGTGTGTCTTCGTCGGATCTCGTGGGATTCGGTCGATGTTGGTTTTCGGTGAATCTGTTTCTATTTGGTCTTCGTTCATCTTCATTTGTATGTTTATTGGTTCGATCTTTTCGATCTACGACTTTTTTCATCAACGATGGTTGCTTCTCTAATGCGTTGGTGGCCTTAGCATGCGATTTCTTGACTGTCTATTATAACTAGATTTGTCCGACTTTAAAAAAGGAGAGGCGATGACGGTGGCACGCCTTCAACTTGCACGTGTGTTTGTAATCGTTGCTAGGTGGTCCACGGAACTGGCTGTAATTTTTATTAGTTTTGATGTCATTTGTACTGTCAATTGTCataattaagaataaatggattaaAAGTTTCTCGAAAAAATATTTCTGAACAAAGCTCACACACTTGCCCGTTCATCACTTCGAAATAATTTCGGCCTGTTTGTTTGGCTGATTGATCCAATTGAGGCCTGACTTTCGTAGTAGATGAAAACATCTCTTTTCACTGAATGTGCGTCgccgaaaattctaaaataaatttaaaaTAATATGAATATTAAGATTTTGAACCCTGGTGGACTAAGGATAGCACTATCCTCTTAACCATCCAACACAAGTTTGGTTTGTCCCAAATACTTTTGTTATGTGATCAACAAATGGGTTCAtaattttctgaagaaaaaaaacatCATTCAACGGTATCAGCCGTCCTGCTCCCGCCACACACACCCATATCACACATGCCGCTCCTCCACCTCTCGCTTCCGCCGCACCGTCTCCTCGTCGGCCGCCGGCGACTATTCGCCCCGCCGACGCCTCCTCCCTCTCGTATCTCGATAAGGTTTCCCTCGCAAGCTCCCAGGCCATACATCCATCCTCCGATGTGATTTTGgtagcagcagccgccgccgccgcctcttcggcTGATCTGTTCTGTTATTGGACAGGGCGGCAGCGTTGATATCGTCAGCCGCGGAGGACGGAAGCGATCTCCCCTTCCCTCCAGAGCGCGCTCCCCACCACCGCGAGCTCGCCGCGGCCGCTGCCTCTGTCGAGCGCGCCTGCCGCCTCTGCGTAGACGTGAGTTGACCTCATCCCCTCCTCTAGGTTTCAGATTGGGCGCCGGGGTAGTTGCCATTCGGTGGCATAGCAGTGATTTACCACTGTAAAGTAGCTCTCTTGATGTAAAGTTCGATGACAACAAAGTTGAGAAAAAAATTAGGAAGGATCAACTAATTTGCATATTATTCTCTGAAGTCAATTCCTGCGGTGTTgcaatttgttttgcaaaaaatgAGTGAAAAGCTCCGTGGAACACCAAAATGTCAGTCCTTGCAACTGTATGATAAAGCACGAGACATATTGTGTGAAGAGGTTTATTTCTGGGGTAAAGTTTTGCAAGACAGAACATTAAGCATCCAATGCGTAATGCAGTATGCTAGACACAGAGAAAATCAAGTCATTTCATGTACTCGGTAGCTTTAGTAAAATCATCAAAATGATTTACCTATTCTAAAACACAGTTGTGTATTGTGGTCGCCATGTGAGTGTGATCATAAAAGGTACACAATCTCATTTGGAAAAATTTAACCATACAGAGTAGAACAACAATAATACACTTCATTTTTTTTCGAGGAACCGGCAGGAGCACTGCCTTTTCATTTGGACGAAGAAGAAGGTTTATGTACAGATGTGTCATGTTTTTTAAGGGAACTTGGTGGAAACCATAAGACAGGAACAGACTgactattactccctctgtaaagaaaaataagagcgtttagatcactaaactagtgatctaaacgatcttatagtatttctttacggagggagtaccttatAACCAATATCTTCCGTGGCATGGGTGCGCCCAAAAGCCATGTCGCGTTGGAGAGCTAGAGCAGCAACCTCAAAATGGGTGAGGCGGGTTCCGCTGAAGATGCGATGGTTGTGTTTCTTCCATATGTTCCACAACGTGTATAAGAGAATACCACTCTGGTGTCGCTTGACCTCCTTCAGGCCATTGGGGATCATCTCGTCCCACCAATGTGAGACTGCCATGGTGAATAGAAGTGTTGGGTCCGCCGCCATATCCATATTCTCTCCCGTCCAATCTTTAATGTGGCTCCAGACCGCTGTCAAGAAGGGGCAGTTCTTGCAGAGGTGCATGGCCATTTCCGGCTCCCCCAGACATAGTTGGCATTGTGGATCATACGGCCATCAAATGCTTCATATTATGCACCGTTTATTTCTGAAGTATTGACATCACTCAGTTTAGTATGTCTAAATTCTTCCCAAATTCCAACATATATACCTGAAAATAAGTATAAACTATGGGATAGTTAGGAAATGAGAGGTACATGCATTCACGGAAGCCAGAATTATTTCTTGTGTATCTCTTCGTTTAGGTTCAAATTGGCAAAGACCCATTTTGGTCTAGCCAGTTTTATTGCGGTTACTGAGAAGAGCATAAGTAAAAAACAGAAGCCCCAAAGGTTTCAGCAGCAATAAACTGCACTAAACCCAAACGTTGACTTTGTGAGTGCTCAGTGCATCATTTAATGGTGATGTAATAAATTCAAATGCCTAGCATGTCATCGATTACCTAGCTGATGACCTGAGCTACATTTTGCTGGTTAATTTGTATGCTTTGACAGGTGAAGAGATCACTTCTTTCAGGTGGAAGGAAGATTCTTGAAAAGAATGACCAAAGTCCTGTGACAATTGCAGATTTTGGAGTTCAGGCCCTTATCAGCTTCGGTAATTCATAGCATAATTCCTTAGTTCAGCTTACCATATGCACTTTGTGCCTTCATCTGATGCCACATTTACCCTGGTGCTACTGGAAGAGCTCCAGCAACTGTTTCCATCAATACCTCTGGTGGCAGAAGAGGACTCAACATTTCTGAAGTCATCTAATCCTGATGATAACAGTGGTAATGTACTCATTGAGTCAATTTCAAGTGCTGTCACAGACAAAGTGAAAAATAGTGGTTCACCTTTAACTCATGATGATGTGTTGAGAGCTATTGATAGAGGAGGCAAGGATGCTGTCTCCTTTGATTCAAATCCTGCTACTTATTGGGTAAACTGCCAAGGTTTCATTAATCGCATATCAGGATCTGTAGAAGTTCGTTCCACTGAGTTATCATGATGCTGCGGTTTTGAAGGTACTTGATCCAATTGATGGCACTAAAGGTTTCTTGAAAGGAGATGATGCTCTGTATGTGGTACAGCTCTctgtttatttgtttctttttgcttgaATGAACGGCAGAAGCTCTTCCTAATTATTTTATGGGAGGGAAAGATTATGTACAGGGGGCTAAAAGACAAACAGCTAGGTGCCAAAACTATTTAATCTGTACAGGAGCTTGCAGAAACAGCATTAGGCTGGCTGAGCTAAGTAGGTAGCTAGCAGTCTATCATTGCTCCATCCCATTGTTCATTGTCCTCATGAACTTCGCGTGCATTCTATCTTGGACTTAAGGGTTGATTCTGCAAGATTCTACTACTCCTCTACTTGCATACATTCTACCAGCTATGCATAACTAACCCAATGGAGTCATTCGACACCTTTCTTTTGAAAATTGTACCTTTCTCTTGTCACAAAGCTGACAGGGAAACCAAGTTGTAAGAGTCCACAATATTCATGATGTCACAGCCTAGCCAGCTGAGTACTGTATTCCGCACAAATTTAGCAACAAGGAGCATAACAGGCATAGTTGGAACACCGTTTTCTGTGATGTGTCAGTGCGGGGCAAGATTGTTCCTGAAGGCCATCCTCTCTTGGTGGGGTGGTTCTGTGTTCATTATAAGGCTTATCACTGGGTATTGCTGACCGCATCCTGTTTCTGGGCATTATGTGTGTCGGACACTATTTTCTCAAACACACATTAAAATGTGTATTGTACTAGAAAATGTCGTGATGATGCATATTGGACTATTTATATGTGTAGCTTGTCTCTGGGCCTCCATCATGTGTTCCCTGTAGCATAAGCGATCCAGATGCATGTATCAAAAGCCACAATCAACATTATGAGATTCATAGCACGTTGATGTTTGTAGCTTGATGATTTTCCACATGGTTCCTCACTGAAACAAACCATATTTAACATTGTAACATCGTCATTTTATTTACCGGCGTAAAGTTTTCTTGCAGTTTTTTTTAATGAAGCACTGTCCTTTTGAATTTGCAAACTTTGATAATACCAAGTTTGACAAAATAGGATGTCTGAATACTTAGTTTGGCAAATTAGGGTTTGTAAATACCATTTTTGTTCGCTCACCTATGGTAGCTGTTCAGCCTGAATTTTGCAGGTCCATGCTTTCTAAAATTCTAAGTGCTATCTGGGCAATAGATCATGGTCACTACATTTTCGTATTCTTTTTATTCTGatatgaagctattcttgctttGTCTTAAGGTCGGTTTGGCTCTTGTGGTGAACGGAAAGGTAGCAGTAGGAGTGATGGGATGTCCAAATTGGACCACGGCAAACAAGAAAGAAGAAAATCTTGATCCCTGTCCTGGCAATGGCATCCTTATGGTGTCTCATGTAGGCTGTGGTACTTGGTCTAGGCACTTGTCTCCTGAGATTGGCCAGCTCACCACAGCACAGGATGTTTGGAAGAGATGTTTTGTTGATGCATGTTCAGTTGTGCACATGGCACGCTTCTGCATTCCGGATAGCCAAACTTGGAACATGATACCATTATCCCTCCTCTTTGACTCAACGACGGACGAATCTGATACTCGAGATGAGAATAAAATTCTTCTCCGATATGCTTGCTGTGGCAGGTTTGTTGCATTTTCTGTTTATTACCACTATACTAGAAAAGTATGTTAGGTTGATAGTGACTATCTTAGACTAATCATCGGTGAGTGATAATGCTCTTGCTGATGTTTTGTAGCTTGTGCAAATATATAATGGTAGCATCTGGGAGAGCCTCAGTTTTTTTCAGTCGAGCCCGGGTGAACACTCAAATCAAGGTGTCCGCTTGCTTGAAATTCCAATGGTTCCAACTTGCGGAATATGTTTACACATACGCTGACCTTTTCTACTCCCACTGTTTGCATAGGCTTGGGATCATGCTGTTGGGATGATTTGTGTGCAGGAAGCTGGCGGTCAGGTATATACACACCTCTGTCTGTTAAGCCAGAACTCAGTCAAATGTACATTTGTTCTATCGATTCACCGGCATTAGTATTATaaccttttttttttgaaactggcaGATCAGTGACTGGAGTGGGAAACCGTTGGATCTTGCAGCTGACCTAACAGGGCGCAGAATTCTCTACCCTTCAGGCGGTGTTCTTGTGACAAACGGTGCTGTGCACGACAAACTCGTCGAACTGATATCAGCAAACCACGAATAGATGCAATGTTTCACAGCTTCAAACAGGAGCACAATTTTGTTTTGTCTGTAACATTTTACCGTGTGGACCAACAATCTGTATCGGGTCTCGCATTCAGAGAGGGGAAAAAAACGCATCCTTGTTCAGAATATTTTACATGAATCAAACAGCACAGTTCCCTTTGACTAATGAGCACCTGAATGAACTTGTCAAGCAACGTCACCCAGAAGCTATAGGCGTGATGAAATGCGGTACCGTGCTCGATGTTCCCTCGAGTCGGCATCTAAATCGCCTTCAGGATTCTACAGTCCTTGGCCTTCAGAGTCTCTGAACCTGTTGGATAACCCTCAGAAGCTTGCATTGCATGGTCGTACGACGTCCACGCAGGCACGCACCCCTGAGCCGTAGGCCTCATTCAGGCGAAGCTTGCAGCATGGAGAAGCGAAATCTCGGACCAATCTGACATCGCTGCACCTTGCAACATGTTTGGCCACCAATTCAAGCCCAAGAAAAAGACACCCCCAAAGCTCGCAGGATAACGACCTGCAGCGATCGTTCGTAATGCAAAATCGGCACCTTCCAAGCATAACCGATTTTGCAAAATCGGCACCTTCCAAGCCCAGCAAATCCCCGTCACGTACACCAGGGCGAGCTTTACTGCTGCAGCCAGCACGACGGTCTGGACACTGATCCGTTGGCCTCTCCGGTGACACGTACCTCCGCCCGCCGCGGGTTCAGTAAACCGAGATGACCCGACATTATATCTTCTTGCTGTAGCCCATGCTGACTTTGATGGGCGTAATATAAGAAAGGCTACTGATCAGATGTTTTTGCCTGCACGAAGTCGCGATTGCCGTACGCGTCTTCAGAATAGCTCTGCTGCGTAAGCAAGCTAGCTTAGCTATCAGGGTGAAATTAAGTTGTCGAAGGCATCAAGAGGGTTAACTGGATACTGAAATGCTGCCTGTCGCTTGCTGCAGGAACCGCCCATGCTTGCCAAGAGTCAGCCATTCCGGCAAACCCCGGCTGATTGACCACCGGAAATGACATGACTTGGATGTACAAGTGGTTGGACTCCAGATACCGTGAAAGTGTATGGAACGAGCCAATGCCCTTCTTGCCCAAGAGATCAAGTGCCAAATGCTCTCAAGTGTATGTGCTGGTGAACTACTATTTGCGCTGGCGTCCGAGATCGAGCATTGTCGGCGCAAGTTTCGCGTATTGAGCTACGCAACTGAAATCTTGGTATCTCACTTGACACcatataaaaacatcaaggaaaTTGTTGTTTTGCTGCTTAACAACAAGCTGTGCGTATTGGCCACTAAGCATGAGCTCTTTTTGCTCCAAAAAAGAGAGCGCTCCCTCCGATTTCATTATCAAAACCAATGTCTTTGGTGTACATAAAAAGCTTACAGGAAATTAATGTATAAAGACACAAATGGAAGAAAACTCTCTCCGAGTGCATGAGCATGAGCTAGCGTCGGAACGGCCAACCAATGTACTACGTACTACATATGAACAGCTGAAAACAGGTTCCAAATGTTCTGAATAATTCCGACTAATATACTCCTCAGCACGTCTTTTCAGTCAGACATATGAACATTAATTTCTCCCCTTCTCTTTCTAGCCACAGATTGCACTCCATCATGAATTGTCCTCTGATGCTCTGACCCATATGCTGAATCGACCAAGGTCCAAGGCATATACGGAACCAAGTGCGCTAGCTGTTTTTTATGCCACCAACTTGCCGCATCCAGATGACAATAATGTCGCATAAGAAAGATACACCCCTAGAAAATTAAATGTCCTGCTTGCCGTTTCCAGGCCATATGCATCCAGGGAGCAAGTACGATATGCATGGGCCATGACATGAAATAACAATGTTTCCCGCCCATCTACTCTTGCTAACTATAGGCGGAGGCGATCCAGGTCACAACCAAACGAAACCACAGCCACGGGCGCCTCATCCTGGCCACTGACAAATATTTTTATGGAGCAGCTGGGAGTGATGCAACGGAGGCGCCAGTTTGTATGTTGAGTTGACAGTTTGTTGACACCTCATCCATGGATCCACGTATGTACGTACCTCGTCCCCCATGCAAATACCATAGTTTTCTACGGACCCCACGCATGAACAGTGATCACAGGCTCGCAGAGatgccaaaaaagaaaaaagaaatagtaTAGGAGATCGTCACAGCTATTGCAATTAACTAACCTCTCAATCATGTTCATGCCTGATCACCAAATGAATGTTCTAGCAGGATCAGGTTCAGATAATACACTTAACTATGCATGGATGCCCTATACCACGAACGATGGAGGTAAAGATCAATTGGCTGATGCGCACAGCAGCTAGTGGACCATTTTACTTTTACCTTGGTCGATCTGATCGTGTTCCAACGTGGCAAACCCTGATCCGTGATCACAGGTGCTAATCAACCATTCCGGACTGTAGAAAACGCGATCACATCCGCGTAAAGTGCAGCAAGACGAAGTCAGAGTTGTCTTGGCCAGCCAGCTCCACAATAATCTACAGTATCTAACGCGGTGCCTTTTGCGTCCAAACAATCAAACCCACGGACCCCAGGCTAAAAATACACAATTATGAGAGGGATTTGAATAGGATAAACGTCAATGTTAGGATGAAGCAGGCGAGACCGGGGTGACCTCACGGAGATCTCCCGGATCACCCAACCGCGAATTAACTATGCACGCGCGCGTATTATAGAGAAGGACGCCGTAGCGCCTAGACTATTGGAGGCCGGGGGACACGTAGGCGCGTGTGTGCGTCGCGTTATTCGCAGTCGCAGCAACCATCTGCCCGTCCGTCAAACGGAGCGACGTCAGCGGAGCTCCGTTTCGGGCAGGGGATACGCCATGGAATCCTGATCGCGCGCCACGCGACCCCCCGATCAGGTATTACGGGAATACTTAAGAGCTTCGTGTGGGCGGGTTAATGGTTGTTAATTTGAGGGCGTGTGTTGAAAACTGCTGGGGATTTGTTTTGAGTAGCTAGTGCGTGGAAGAGGGCCGGTGTCTCCATGGCGAGAGACATGGAGGCGTATGCAGCTTATATGTTGATTATAAGTAGAgttaagttactaccaaacctaGCTAGCTGGCTAGGTTATCTCTGTGTGCAAGCTCTACCTGATTAAGTAGCTAGGTAGGTGGGTTAATTGTATACGCCATGTGTATGTATCAGTGTATCTCATGCATTAACAAATGGTGTAACATGCATGTCTACGTACCTTGTTCGTCTTATCTACTAGTAATACGTATACGACGACCTGTCAAGTCTTGAAGCAAATCTACTAGCTATAGCTACGTAGCGAGCTCGGTAGGTTTATTCCCGGCAAAAAAGGAAATGCGTACACGTATGCATATATATGCGATATGCGTACGTACTGGCGTAGTATCTGCGTTGCCGTATGAACAACGATCGCCAGCGGAAGCTGCGCGAGAGTGTGATCTCACTGCCCGTACTTTTATCACTATATATACTTTCCCTATTGCTAATAGCGATCCGTGTACGGACACAGGTTAAAGTACGCCGGTCGATCCCCGGAAGCATCGGCAAGCGTTGCTCGCTGGCACTTCACAGGTGTGCACGGTGCGCTCACACGGCGAGGCGCTGTCGTCGTTACGTCTGCACGCTAGTCTAATCACCTCTCGGTAATTTTTGCCTCCAGTTTCGTTCGGACCAGTCGATTGGCACGTACAGTACAATTGAGCTCATCACGCATGCTCAATTAATTGAGCACTACAAAGTACTAGTATGTGGTAAATAAAAGGTTACATGCAATCATGTAATCTTAGCTGAAACAGTGATTGCATGTAGACCATTgatagcatgcatgcatgcattgcccATGCTCCCCAATTAAGTCTAAGAGAAGGACGGTCGGCCAACTAGTCCGAAACAGCACTGTTTTATTGGACGCGGGGTTATTTTCATGACATACGTATATGATGTCTGCATTTGGAAACGTATGCCAAAAGCGGCCACTGCCTCCCAAAATTATAATGTCGCTGTGTGAATCCGTACCGTTAGTGGAGCGACCTGCATACTAATCGCCTTGCCTAATTTGGACTTGGTTCCCCGCCCTCTTGCTTAAACTAATTATTAAGATGGGTGCCTTAGTTTGGAGGGCTGGCTAATCAGGGGGGCGCGGTACAGGTTTGTAGTTGGGCAACAGAGTTCACTATTAATCTTATTACATTAGTATTCACCGCAAGCAAGCAAGCATTCTATAGGGCATTGACTGTTTTAGTCGTTGCGCGTTTGATGGAGTGGATGAGATATTTGTGCATTGTTAACTTTGCCGTAAGCGGCACACTTTGGCTTTCTTCTCGTCCCTTCTCCAAATTAATCTTCTATTTGTGGATGTGCTCATCAGCTAAACTGAACCTGCTCGTTGGTTTCGTCTGCGCTACTAGTAGCTTGTTTTGCGTCACCTTATATTTGAACATTAATTAAATCAACAAATTAATGCTCCGTCCTGGAGGAAAACGTAAGACTGTCAAAAACTTCATTCAAGCGTGGTCTCGTGTTGTACTGGCATGTACGAGTGGCTTGATGTGTGCCGGCCGTGTCGAGCAATTATTGTGATGCACAAAAGGTCAATTGACATGGACACTAGAAGCTCGATTGGCAGACACGCGTCCCTACCAAAGAGAGAGAGCTTAGCGGAGTACCAAGTGAGTTTTGCGTGTTTCATGGAACTAGGACAACAAAAAGACGATGCTAAATGCCAAGTATGTTTCATTTTCACCCATTTAACTAAGATCTTCTTCTTTGCGGGTGATTTAACCGGAACGTAGTAATATTATTAGTAATATTATTAGGTACTCCACTCAGGGTATGTACGTACATGCTGTTTTGTACTACTCCATATATGAGCCTTCACTTGCGACATCAATAGTTCATGCTTCGTTCACTCGTGGATAGCATCCGTACAGTAAGGCAGTACAAATATGATATTATCTCCAAGGTCGCATTTTCCTGGCTTGATGTCACTTTCATTTTCCTTTACACACACTCTGATATGCTTGGGCAAACTTTTTTGACATTTGTTTTCGCTTTACATATTAACTAGTAATATCAGCGAAGAAACCGCACCTGCTGGTTGTGAAGGGACACCAAGTACGAGTCGCAATTGCCCGAAAAGAAGCACACGAGCCCTCACACCACATGAGCAGGTGGCACACCTGTGCACACCCGCGTACTTGTCAGCCACACACACGGTCGCCGGCCGGCACACGACGTACGTGGGGAGCCTCTAAAAACCTCCGCGCGAAAATCGATCCATCGGTCGTTTTACACGACGCAAATccaaaaacgagcaaaaaaaagaagcaaaaacgTGGCCACGTCGGGATCTTGCATGATCCGCAGATAGATCTCGACGTCGACGTCGGCTCAAACACacacgagggcgagggcgaggcccCCGAGCAAGAGCGTCCGTCCCGAATTCGATTTCGAACACATGCGCGTGGCGCGCCTCCTTTAGTCAGATCTTCTTTGGTTACGGACCACGGCGGGGCGAGACTGTCATGTGGCCGGCCGGCATGGCAGGTAGTGAGGACGTACGGCGGGAAGGCGGTGCGGGCGCAGGCCCATGCACAGGAATTAAAAGGAAAGCTGCACGCGGGCCTCTGCCGCCTTGCCAGTTTATCGCTGGTGCTGCTGGCCCCtcccgccgctgctgctgctgccatggccaTGGCCCGTGGCCGTGGGAGCAGGGCAGTGCGGTTTTCCTTCCACGCAGCAGCGTCCGCGCAGTTCCTCGACCACAAGGGCGAGCTAGAGATAAGAGTTGGCCGGGCCGGCACGAGTCTGGGCCGTCCGTCCCCGGCGCTGCGTTCCGTCAGCGGGGCGAGGTGGCGCAGGAGGGCGGGCGCCACAAGGCAGGGCGGGGCGGGGACGTTCGTCAACGCCAGCTAGCCGACGGGAGTGGCGAAACACGAGTCAATATCCAttgattggattggattggatcgGATGTTTTTGCCCGCCAAGAAATTTACCCTGCCCAGTACATCCTTGGTCTATAGTAGTAGTAAAAGTAAAATACAGTACAGTTGACCGTTTTTCACTCCATCATTGTGTTTTGTTTCCTAGCTCGTACGTTCAGCCTGATGGAGTCTAGTACTAGATTCTACCACCATCGGTAAAAATGGCATGTTCCTGATGGAACTGGCAAAGGGAAGCGCACTCTACTCCGCAAGGATCGACACATGTGATTATCCTAGTCAGTCAAAACACGAGACAATGTTGCA
The window above is part of the Triticum aestivum cultivar Chinese Spring chromosome 2A, IWGSC CS RefSeq v2.1, whole genome shotgun sequence genome. Proteins encoded here:
- the LOC123188274 gene encoding putative PAP-specific phosphatase, mitochondrial isoform X2: MGCPNWTTANKKEENLDPCPGNGILMVSHVGCGTWSRHLSPEIGQLTTAQDVWKRCFVDACSVVHMARFCIPDSQTWNMIPLSLLFDSTTDESDTRDENKILLRYACCGSLCKYIMVASGRASVFFSRARVNTQIKAWDHAVGMICVQEAGGQISDWSGKPLDLAADLTGRRILYPSGGVLVTNGAVHDKLVELISANHE
- the LOC123188274 gene encoding putative PAP-specific phosphatase, mitochondrial isoform X1 yields the protein MPLLHLSLPPHRLLVGRRRLFAPPTPPPSRISIRAAALISSAAEDGSDLPFPPERAPHHRELAAAAASVERACRLCVDVKRSLLSGGRKILEKNDQSPVTIADFGVQALISFELQQLFPSIPLVAEEDSTFLKSSNPDDNSGNVLIESISSAVTDKVKNSGSPLTHDDVLRAIDRGGKDAVSFDSNPATYWVLDPIDGTKGFLKGDDALYVVGLALVVNGKVAVGVMGCPNWTTANKKEENLDPCPGNGILMVSHVGCGTWSRHLSPEIGQLTTAQDVWKRCFVDACSVVHMARFCIPDSQTWNMIPLSLLFDSTTDESDTRDENKILLRYACCGSLCKYIMVASGRASVFFSRARVNTQIKAWDHAVGMICVQEAGGQISDWSGKPLDLAADLTGRRILYPSGGVLVTNGAVHDKLVELISANHE